Proteins encoded within one genomic window of Microbacterium soli:
- a CDS encoding NaeI family type II restriction endonuclease, with the protein MAADLMQGWRPDPLEGETDHELIGVFEALRFADPDGSRIGRLMRRTLDQLYDGQRTGRYSWAQLHKTERTHFGTLFEINLRREFDDVIDEGEKLDYKITGIDVDCKFSQRMNGWMIPPEAIGHLLVVGYVNDATSEFAFGVVRASPEHCRTAANRDAKVQLNPVGRDAVRWLERPGDLPPNVLLQCDEETLAAIFAPRSGQKRVNELLRRVTGERIGRNTIATVAQQDDFMKRVRANGGARTALRGEGYIILGGDYDKHRNVAAQLGVEVPQAGEVMSIRLAQASMDDPFVAELDGQRWRVATAGDRINEAPIVPFK; encoded by the coding sequence ATGGCCGCGGACTTGATGCAGGGATGGCGACCGGATCCCCTTGAGGGCGAAACCGATCATGAACTGATCGGAGTATTCGAGGCGCTTCGCTTCGCGGACCCCGACGGATCGAGAATCGGTCGGCTCATGCGCAGAACCCTCGACCAGTTGTATGACGGGCAGCGGACTGGGCGCTACTCATGGGCCCAACTACACAAGACGGAACGAACGCATTTCGGGACGCTTTTCGAGATCAACTTGCGTCGTGAATTTGATGATGTGATTGATGAAGGCGAGAAGCTCGACTACAAGATCACCGGTATCGACGTCGATTGCAAGTTCTCGCAGCGGATGAATGGGTGGATGATTCCACCGGAAGCGATCGGACACTTGCTCGTTGTCGGCTACGTCAACGACGCAACGTCCGAGTTTGCCTTTGGGGTCGTTAGAGCTTCCCCCGAACATTGCCGTACGGCCGCAAACCGCGATGCTAAGGTGCAGCTGAATCCAGTCGGGCGTGACGCAGTGAGGTGGCTTGAGCGTCCAGGCGACCTGCCACCCAATGTCCTGCTTCAATGCGATGAGGAAACACTCGCGGCCATCTTTGCTCCGCGTTCGGGACAGAAGAGAGTGAACGAGTTACTCCGACGCGTGACAGGTGAACGCATCGGTCGGAACACAATCGCTACGGTGGCCCAGCAGGATGACTTCATGAAGAGGGTGCGCGCGAATGGCGGCGCTCGCACAGCCCTCAGAGGCGAGGGCTACATAATCCTTGGCGGTGACTATGACAAGCACCGGAACGTCGCGGCTCAACTGGGCGTCGAAGTTCCGCAGGCGGGTGAGGTGATGAGCATTCGGCTTGCGCAGGCCTCGATGGACGATCCATTCGTTGCTGAACTTGACGGACAACGCTGGCGAGTCGCGACCGCAGGCGACCGTATCAACGAAGCCCCGATCGTCCCGTTCAAATAG
- a CDS encoding helix-turn-helix transcriptional regulator: MDREAVAEFLRHRREQLKPSDVGLPDGARRRAPGLRREEVAQLAMMSTDYYTRLEQQRGPQPSTQMLSSISRALRLTSDERDYLFRVAGQAVPDRIGTSEHVAPALQRVFDRLSDTPALIISILGETLLQNTLAATLFGDHVGAPGLERFEPYRWFLHPDEARSHYPPEDHDRNSRAQVAGLRAASATAGAQAQARMLVTELTKHSDEFRRLWERQEVAQRFADHKTLIHPEVGSFEVDCQVLFTEDRGQALLVLTPEPRSEAEEKIRLLSVLGRERFGARAGTPSSMR; the protein is encoded by the coding sequence ATGGACCGTGAAGCAGTCGCCGAGTTCCTGCGTCACCGCCGTGAGCAGCTCAAGCCCTCCGACGTCGGGCTGCCCGACGGCGCGCGGCGCCGCGCCCCGGGCCTGCGCCGCGAAGAGGTCGCACAGTTGGCGATGATGTCCACCGACTACTACACCCGACTGGAACAGCAGCGCGGCCCGCAGCCGAGCACGCAGATGCTCAGCTCCATCTCCCGTGCCCTCCGCCTCACCTCCGACGAGCGCGACTACCTGTTCCGCGTCGCAGGCCAAGCGGTGCCCGACCGCATCGGCACCTCCGAGCACGTCGCACCGGCGCTGCAGCGCGTCTTCGACCGCCTCTCGGACACCCCGGCGCTCATCATCTCCATCCTCGGCGAGACCCTCCTGCAGAACACCCTCGCCGCGACGCTCTTCGGCGACCACGTCGGCGCCCCGGGGCTTGAACGGTTCGAACCGTACCGCTGGTTCCTGCACCCGGACGAGGCCCGATCCCACTATCCGCCCGAGGACCACGACCGCAACAGCCGCGCCCAGGTCGCCGGCCTCCGCGCCGCCTCCGCGACAGCCGGCGCACAGGCGCAGGCACGGATGCTGGTGACCGAACTGACCAAGCACAGCGACGAGTTCCGCCGACTGTGGGAACGCCAGGAGGTCGCGCAACGCTTCGCCGACCACAAGACGCTCATCCACCCCGAGGTGGGCTCGTTCGAGGTGGACTGCCAGGTGCTGTTCACCGAGGATCGCGGTCAGGCGCTGCTCGTGCTCACCCCCGAGCCCCGCAGCGAGGCCGAGGAGAAGATCCGCCTGCTGAGCGTGCTCGGCAGAGAGCGCTTCGGCGCCCGTGCCGGCACACCGTCGTCGATGCGCTGA
- a CDS encoding NAD(P)H-hydrate epimerase → MSFTAPTYSAAQVRAAEAPLLAAGVPLMRRAAAALAEVIAEHPPTRMLVLAGAGDNGGDALFAASTLAGSGIRTDILRTSDRVHEEALAAATDAGARTLPSDRIDPSAYDLVVDGILGIGARGSLRGTARDVVAALLPVLPPVVAVDLPSGLDPDTGAADAVVLPATTTVTFGAVKAGLVTGDGPRLCGRLVLVELGLQLGEPVGTASVAEVRGRG, encoded by the coding sequence ATGTCCTTCACCGCGCCGACGTACTCCGCGGCACAGGTGCGCGCAGCCGAGGCGCCCCTGCTCGCCGCCGGCGTGCCCCTCATGCGACGTGCTGCGGCTGCGCTCGCGGAGGTGATCGCCGAGCATCCGCCGACCCGGATGCTCGTGCTCGCCGGTGCGGGCGACAACGGGGGCGACGCCCTGTTCGCCGCCTCGACACTGGCAGGCAGCGGCATCCGCACCGACATCCTGCGCACCTCGGACCGGGTGCACGAGGAGGCGCTCGCGGCGGCGACGGATGCCGGTGCGCGAACCCTCCCGTCCGACCGCATCGACCCGTCCGCCTACGACCTCGTCGTCGACGGCATCCTCGGCATCGGCGCGCGGGGCTCCCTGCGCGGCACCGCCAGGGATGTCGTCGCGGCGCTGCTGCCGGTGCTTCCTCCCGTGGTCGCCGTCGACCTGCCGAGCGGCCTCGACCCCGACACCGGAGCAGCGGATGCGGTGGTGCTGCCCGCCACGACCACCGTGACGTTCGGCGCCGTCAAGGCGGGGCTCGTCACCGGAGACGGTCCGCGGCTGTGCGGCCGTCTCGTGCTCGTCGAACTGGGCCTGCAGCTCGGGGAGCCCGTCGGCACGGCATCCGTCGCCGAGGTGCGCGGGAGAGGCTGA
- a CDS encoding SDR family NAD(P)-dependent oxidoreductase, with the protein MTRGWDGRRALVTGAGSGVGREIARALAAGGAHVLMPVRDRGRGEAAMNSIRETVPDASLELCDLDLADFASVSALGRRLREDAEPIELYVMNAGIILLGDAQRHETVDGHELHFQTNFLGHVLLTRELCPLLQAGAARIAVQLSLASAVGSLKDLESTRRYSAVRAYAASKRAFGLYGVELARRAAAGAWGVQVNLCHPGVAPDTGIAGDLRRQRAARHGASDGKAGLARRLGGTPAEAAQPALAALAADAPDGRFFAPGGRLGLSGPPRERKLFRALRDEVGARRMWDLAEELIGAEPERTPDLL; encoded by the coding sequence ATGACGCGAGGGTGGGACGGTCGGCGTGCGCTTGTCACGGGGGCCGGCAGCGGTGTCGGGCGGGAGATCGCCCGCGCGCTCGCCGCGGGCGGTGCGCACGTGCTCATGCCCGTGCGCGACCGGGGGCGCGGTGAGGCGGCGATGAACAGCATCCGTGAGACGGTTCCGGATGCCTCGCTCGAGCTGTGTGATCTGGATCTGGCGGACTTCGCCTCGGTGTCGGCTCTCGGACGGCGATTGCGCGAGGATGCCGAGCCCATCGAACTGTACGTGATGAACGCGGGCATCATCCTGCTCGGCGACGCGCAGCGCCACGAGACGGTCGACGGGCACGAGCTGCACTTCCAGACGAACTTCCTCGGGCACGTGCTCCTCACGCGCGAGCTGTGCCCGCTGCTGCAGGCGGGCGCGGCGCGGATCGCCGTGCAGCTGAGCCTGGCGTCGGCGGTCGGGAGCCTGAAGGACCTGGAGAGCACTCGGCGCTACAGCGCGGTGCGGGCCTACGCCGCGTCGAAGCGCGCGTTCGGCCTGTACGGCGTCGAGCTGGCCCGCCGCGCGGCCGCCGGAGCCTGGGGTGTGCAGGTGAACCTGTGCCACCCCGGCGTCGCGCCCGACACGGGGATCGCCGGTGATCTGCGCCGGCAGAGGGCGGCCCGCCACGGCGCCTCCGATGGGAAGGCGGGTCTCGCGCGGCGCCTCGGCGGCACGCCGGCGGAGGCCGCGCAGCCCGCGCTCGCGGCATTGGCGGCGGATGCCCCGGACGGGCGATTCTTCGCTCCCGGCGGTCGGCTGGGGTTGTCGGGTCCGCCGCGCGAGCGCAAGCTGTTCCGGGCGCTGCGGGACGAGGTGGGAGCGCGGCGCATGTGGGATCTCGCGGAGGAGCTCATCGGTGCGGAGCCGGAGCGCACGCCGGACCTGCTGTAG
- a CDS encoding nucleotide pyrophosphohydrolase, translating into MPSPATLQALRTFVAEREWDQFHTPENLAKSISVEAAELLELYQWGGQPDQERVEEELADVLTYCIHLANRIGVDIDEIILSKLEKTRAKYPVELARGRMLKYTELAKEVRAQHEE; encoded by the coding sequence ATGCCCTCCCCCGCAACGCTGCAGGCCCTCCGCACCTTCGTCGCCGAGCGGGAGTGGGATCAGTTCCACACGCCGGAGAACCTCGCGAAGTCGATCTCGGTAGAGGCGGCGGAGTTGCTCGAGCTCTACCAGTGGGGCGGGCAGCCCGACCAGGAGCGGGTCGAGGAGGAGCTCGCCGACGTGCTCACCTACTGCATCCACCTGGCCAACCGGATCGGCGTCGACATCGACGAGATCATCCTCAGCAAACTCGAGAAGACACGGGCGAAGTACCCGGTCGAACTCGCGCGGGGCCGGATGCTCAAGTACACCGAGTTGGCGAAGGAAGTCCGAGCACAGCACGAGGAGTGA
- a CDS encoding FAD-dependent oxidoreductase codes for MSTELHVDCAIVGGGPAGLVLALALVRRGIRAVVMEKHADFLRDFRGDTIHPSTQDLLAEFGLLDAFLARRHDDMQRVTFSWYGTELTLADFTRLPTRRKVMTFMPQWDFLDLIANAAARHPEFTLLRSTRATGLIHDGGRVVGVTGDGPDGEVSIRARLVVDASGRDSDVRAAAGLAPMGMASAMDVLWFRIPKAAGERQPFIQAGSGLVIAIDRGDFFQVAHVIPAGTWHGTDADLDATKQRVGRVAPSMADAVAAITLDDVHLLRVRLERLRRWYVDGMLCIGDSAHAMSPAGGVGINLAIQDAVATARILGSALREGTPTPADLHRVQRRRMWPTRVTQFVQHRMQGPLIAEREQDAPLPFALRMLRDHPRLTRVTARFVGLGARPESL; via the coding sequence ATGAGCACCGAGCTCCACGTGGATTGCGCGATCGTCGGCGGCGGGCCCGCCGGACTCGTCCTGGCGCTCGCGCTCGTGCGCCGCGGCATCCGTGCCGTCGTCATGGAGAAGCACGCTGACTTCCTGCGCGACTTCCGGGGCGACACCATCCACCCCTCCACACAGGACCTTCTCGCCGAGTTCGGCCTGCTCGACGCCTTCCTCGCCCGCCGTCACGACGACATGCAGCGCGTCACCTTCAGCTGGTACGGCACCGAGCTGACGCTGGCGGACTTCACCCGTCTGCCCACCCGCCGCAAGGTCATGACCTTCATGCCGCAGTGGGACTTCCTCGACCTGATCGCGAACGCCGCGGCCCGGCATCCGGAGTTCACCCTGCTGCGCTCCACGCGCGCGACGGGCCTGATCCACGACGGCGGCCGTGTCGTGGGCGTTACCGGGGACGGACCCGACGGGGAGGTCTCCATCCGCGCCCGGCTCGTCGTCGACGCCTCCGGTCGCGACTCCGACGTCCGCGCCGCGGCGGGACTCGCGCCGATGGGCATGGCGTCCGCGATGGACGTGCTGTGGTTCCGCATCCCCAAGGCCGCGGGCGAGCGCCAGCCGTTCATCCAGGCCGGCTCCGGGCTCGTCATCGCGATCGATCGCGGAGACTTCTTCCAGGTCGCGCACGTCATCCCCGCCGGCACCTGGCACGGCACGGATGCCGACCTCGACGCCACCAAGCAGCGGGTCGGTCGGGTCGCGCCGAGCATGGCGGATGCCGTCGCCGCGATCACCCTCGACGATGTGCACTTGCTGCGGGTGCGCCTCGAGCGGCTGCGCCGCTGGTACGTCGACGGGATGCTGTGCATCGGCGACTCCGCGCATGCCATGTCGCCGGCGGGCGGCGTCGGCATCAATCTGGCGATTCAGGACGCCGTCGCCACGGCGCGCATCCTCGGCTCCGCGCTGCGCGAGGGCACCCCGACTCCCGCCGATCTGCATCGCGTGCAGCGCCGGCGGATGTGGCCCACCCGCGTCACCCAGTTCGTCCAGCACCGCATGCAGGGGCCGCTGATCGCCGAGCGCGAGCAGGACGCACCCCTGCCGTTCGCCCTGCGGATGCTGCGCGACCACCCGCGGCTCACCCGCGTCACCGCGCGCTTCGTCGGCCTCGGCGCCCGGCCCGAGTCGCTGTAG
- a CDS encoding GmrSD restriction endonuclease domain-containing protein gives MTQLLEDVRRESIAIPELQRPFVWDTIKVRDLMDSLYHGYPVGYLITWQSVGAHLKGGQVAAHQQILIDGQQRITALRAAVAGLEVINKRYQKKRIKIAFNPLTEEFATLTPVIRKNPEWIHDISELFNAPSTFGFVRGYLESNPDIDHAKAETTIGNLEAIKNAQIGIIALDDELDVETVSEIFIRINSKGVPLSSADFAMSKIATYGDRGRNIRKLIDYFCHLAVAPHAYSDIHDNDDEFAASPYLSSISWLKDDSEDLYDPAYSDVIRVAGLVGFSRGKASSIVSELSGRDPETRKVDEARIPVAYDKLEDALLQIVKKYNFENFIMTIKSAGFITAGMIGSKNALNFAYALYLRLRTDGSLSEGERKRIVRRWFVMSMLTGRHSGSFESNWEQDIRRIAQQGAANYLKQVEDSELTDGFWEVALPNALETTSTASPFFQTFLASQVASLARGFLSKSITVAAMHQQSGDIHHIVPKDYLQKNGYPDRGDYNQVANFALTETPINIAISNRPPSAYMASVNEQIASGQLTLGEITDVDDLRRNLEENALPASLGLVSAASYPQFLTERRSLMAAAIRRYYEGL, from the coding sequence GTGACCCAGCTGCTCGAGGATGTTCGCAGGGAGAGCATCGCGATTCCAGAACTGCAGCGGCCGTTCGTCTGGGACACGATCAAGGTCCGCGACCTTATGGACTCGCTGTACCACGGCTACCCAGTCGGATACCTCATCACCTGGCAGTCGGTAGGAGCACATCTGAAGGGTGGTCAGGTTGCCGCCCACCAGCAGATACTCATCGACGGGCAGCAGCGCATCACGGCGCTGCGCGCTGCTGTCGCAGGCCTCGAGGTGATCAACAAGCGGTACCAGAAGAAGCGCATCAAGATCGCGTTCAACCCGCTCACGGAAGAGTTCGCCACCCTCACGCCGGTGATCAGAAAGAACCCGGAGTGGATCCATGACATCAGCGAGCTGTTCAATGCTCCCTCAACATTCGGTTTTGTCAGGGGCTACCTCGAATCGAATCCCGACATCGACCATGCGAAGGCCGAAACCACCATCGGAAACCTCGAAGCCATCAAGAACGCCCAGATCGGCATCATCGCCCTCGACGATGAGCTCGACGTCGAGACGGTTTCCGAGATCTTCATCCGCATCAACTCGAAGGGTGTCCCGCTCAGCAGCGCCGACTTCGCGATGAGCAAGATCGCCACCTACGGCGACCGCGGCCGGAACATCCGCAAACTCATCGACTACTTCTGTCATCTCGCTGTAGCCCCGCATGCGTACTCCGACATCCACGACAACGATGACGAGTTCGCCGCATCCCCCTACCTTTCGTCGATCTCCTGGCTGAAGGACGACAGCGAAGACCTCTATGACCCGGCGTACAGCGACGTCATCCGTGTCGCCGGTCTCGTCGGATTCAGCCGCGGAAAAGCCTCCTCCATCGTCAGCGAACTCTCCGGCCGCGACCCCGAGACTCGTAAGGTCGATGAGGCGCGGATACCGGTGGCGTACGACAAACTCGAAGACGCGCTGCTGCAGATCGTCAAGAAGTACAACTTCGAGAACTTCATCATGACCATCAAGTCCGCCGGGTTCATCACCGCTGGGATGATCGGATCGAAGAACGCCCTCAACTTTGCGTACGCCCTGTACCTCCGCCTCCGCACAGACGGTTCGCTGTCGGAAGGCGAGCGTAAACGCATCGTCCGCCGCTGGTTCGTCATGTCGATGCTCACCGGTCGGCACTCCGGCAGTTTCGAGTCCAACTGGGAACAGGACATTCGTCGGATCGCCCAGCAGGGCGCCGCAAACTACCTGAAGCAGGTCGAAGATTCCGAGCTCACCGATGGCTTCTGGGAGGTGGCGCTTCCGAACGCTCTCGAGACCACCAGCACGGCGAGCCCGTTCTTCCAGACCTTCCTGGCGTCCCAAGTCGCCAGCCTCGCAAGAGGATTCCTCTCGAAGAGCATCACCGTCGCGGCCATGCATCAGCAGTCCGGCGATATCCATCACATCGTCCCCAAGGACTACCTGCAGAAGAACGGATATCCCGATCGCGGCGACTACAACCAGGTTGCGAATTTCGCTCTGACGGAGACGCCTATCAACATCGCCATCAGCAACCGTCCCCCCAGCGCGTACATGGCAAGTGTGAACGAGCAGATCGCCTCCGGCCAGCTCACACTGGGTGAGATCACGGATGTCGATGACCTCCGGCGCAACCTCGAGGAGAACGCGCTTCCGGCAAGTCTCGGGCTCGTGTCCGCGGCGTCGTACCCGCAGTTCCTCACCGAACGCAGAAGTCTCATGGCCGCCGCGATCCGCCGCTACTACGAAGGCTTGTAA
- a CDS encoding DNA (cytosine-5-)-methyltransferase gives MTDQALRVVEVCAGAGGQSLGLHKAGFKHELAVEIDETAAQTLRTNLEVPVLVGDVADSNLWKVEDYAGVDLFAGGVPCPPFSAAGKQLGTSDERDLFAWAIEQVAIMRPRAVMLENVRGLSSPRFSAYRQRVLDRLDEIGYVGEWRLLHASDFGVPQLRPRFVLVAMSADDMRYFHWPEENAEPRTTVGAALHDLMAADGWRYADAWRDYAADIGPTLVGGSKKHGGADLGPTRAKAGWAKLAVDGKGIADAAPNRKSPSFRTLAPRLTIEMAARIQGWKAEDAYVFSGRKTSQYRQIGNAFPPPVARAIGLSISSALHHDGEIRSEPVVAMSLHDPVYRALARSQKPLSLEELVAAYNAGSTAAVQQRLAAIGRDFELLRVDDDGVERYILGDFRGFTGQRDHWRHEVVARARNRIS, from the coding sequence GTGACGGATCAAGCACTACGAGTTGTTGAGGTGTGCGCGGGCGCCGGTGGGCAGTCTCTCGGCCTACACAAGGCTGGGTTCAAGCATGAACTAGCCGTTGAGATCGATGAGACTGCGGCGCAGACACTTCGAACGAATCTCGAGGTGCCGGTGCTTGTCGGCGACGTGGCCGATTCAAATCTCTGGAAGGTTGAGGACTACGCGGGTGTGGACCTCTTTGCGGGAGGAGTGCCATGCCCACCCTTCTCCGCTGCCGGGAAACAGCTCGGGACTTCTGATGAGCGGGACTTGTTTGCCTGGGCAATTGAGCAGGTTGCGATCATGCGTCCGAGGGCGGTAATGCTCGAGAACGTGCGCGGATTGTCCTCACCACGGTTCTCCGCGTATCGACAAAGGGTTCTCGATCGGCTTGATGAGATCGGCTATGTCGGAGAGTGGAGGCTTCTTCACGCCTCAGATTTCGGAGTCCCACAGCTTCGACCGCGCTTCGTGCTCGTAGCGATGTCGGCTGACGATATGCGCTACTTCCACTGGCCAGAAGAGAACGCTGAGCCCCGCACCACGGTAGGTGCCGCCCTTCACGACCTGATGGCGGCGGACGGGTGGCGGTACGCGGACGCCTGGCGCGATTATGCAGCGGACATCGGGCCGACACTGGTTGGCGGCAGTAAGAAGCATGGTGGCGCTGATCTCGGCCCCACGCGGGCAAAGGCTGGCTGGGCGAAACTTGCCGTCGACGGCAAAGGGATTGCCGACGCCGCCCCGAACCGCAAGTCGCCTTCCTTCAGAACGTTGGCACCGCGGCTAACGATCGAAATGGCTGCTCGGATTCAAGGGTGGAAGGCGGAAGACGCTTACGTATTCTCCGGTCGGAAGACATCGCAGTATCGACAGATTGGCAACGCGTTCCCGCCTCCTGTCGCGCGTGCGATCGGGTTGAGCATCAGCTCCGCCCTGCACCACGATGGTGAGATCCGTTCCGAACCAGTAGTCGCGATGAGTCTCCATGATCCCGTATACAGGGCTCTCGCGCGTAGCCAGAAGCCGCTCAGTCTGGAAGAGCTAGTCGCCGCATACAACGCTGGGAGTACCGCCGCTGTCCAGCAGCGTCTGGCCGCGATCGGCCGAGACTTTGAACTTCTTCGCGTTGACGACGACGGTGTTGAGCGTTACATCCTGGGAGACTTCAGAGGTTTTACTGGGCAGAGAGACCACTGGCGGCACGAGGTGGTGGCTCGGGCGCGGAACCGGATCAGCTGA
- a CDS encoding helix-turn-helix domain-containing protein has translation MSTSTEIPGGARKAQTYLPEATSREELLDFAELMRELEAYLSQGASRAALVDPDGNARPIPDEIFRILDQVTNTLAAGEGITIIPQGATMTTQQAADFLGVSRPTLVRLLEADDIPYTMPGRHRRVQLEDLVAYQTKFLAERRAALRELHRTSVESKIRVGDPREVKRVTELDAE, from the coding sequence ATGAGCACCTCCACTGAAATACCCGGCGGTGCGCGCAAGGCACAGACCTATCTCCCGGAAGCGACTTCGCGCGAGGAATTGCTCGACTTCGCCGAACTCATGCGTGAGCTTGAGGCGTATCTATCGCAGGGGGCTTCCAGAGCGGCGCTCGTCGACCCGGATGGCAACGCGCGTCCTATCCCTGACGAGATCTTCCGCATCCTCGATCAGGTGACGAATACGCTCGCGGCCGGCGAAGGCATCACGATCATTCCGCAGGGCGCGACGATGACGACACAGCAGGCTGCCGACTTTCTAGGCGTCAGCCGTCCGACGCTCGTTCGCCTGCTGGAAGCCGACGACATTCCGTACACGATGCCGGGACGTCACCGTCGAGTGCAACTGGAAGATCTGGTTGCGTACCAGACGAAGTTCCTCGCTGAGCGTCGAGCAGCGTTGCGGGAACTTCATCGCACCAGCGTCGAATCGAAGATCCGAGTTGGTGACCCGCGCGAGGTGAAGCGTGTGACGGAGCTGGACGCTGAGTGA
- a CDS encoding SDR family oxidoreductase, with amino-acid sequence MRINGNTIFIPGATSGIGLALALRLQEVGNTVIVGGRRTELLERIAAEHPGIDTVRIDTTDKGSIAEAAGEVIASHPDLNVLVLMAGIMRVEDWGSPHEALAEAEATVTTNVLGPIRLIAAFLEHLKAQPDATILTVSSGLAFAPLRVTPTYNASKAAIHMFSETLRLQLAGSDVQVVELVPPSVQTDLMPGHADDPFAMPLDEYIDEVMGLLEAQPDATEILVERVKFLRFGEVRGDQAQVIATLNGTDAVVAAA; translated from the coding sequence ATGCGAATCAACGGAAACACCATCTTCATCCCCGGCGCGACCAGCGGCATCGGCCTCGCTCTCGCGCTTCGCCTGCAGGAGGTGGGCAACACCGTCATCGTCGGCGGGCGCCGCACCGAGCTGCTCGAGCGGATCGCCGCCGAGCATCCCGGCATCGACACCGTCCGCATCGACACCACCGACAAGGGCTCGATCGCGGAGGCAGCCGGCGAGGTCATCGCGAGCCACCCCGATCTGAACGTGCTGGTCCTCATGGCGGGCATCATGCGCGTCGAGGACTGGGGGTCTCCGCATGAGGCTCTGGCGGAGGCCGAGGCGACAGTGACGACCAATGTGCTCGGGCCGATCCGGCTGATCGCCGCGTTCCTGGAGCACTTGAAGGCGCAGCCGGATGCCACCATTCTGACCGTGTCGTCGGGGCTGGCGTTCGCTCCGCTGCGGGTGACGCCGACGTACAACGCCTCGAAGGCGGCCATCCACATGTTCAGTGAGACGCTGCGGCTGCAGCTGGCGGGGTCGGACGTGCAGGTGGTCGAGCTGGTTCCGCCGTCGGTGCAGACCGACCTCATGCCCGGGCATGCGGACGACCCGTTCGCGATGCCGCTGGACGAGTACATCGACGAGGTGATGGGTCTGCTGGAGGCACAGCCGGATGCGACGGAGATCCTCGTCGAGCGCGTGAAGTTCCTCCGTTTCGGGGAGGTGCGCGGGGATCAGGCGCAGGTCATCGCGACACTCAACGGAACGGATGCCGTCGTCGCGGCGGCGTGA